A region from the Aquimarina sp. ERC-38 genome encodes:
- a CDS encoding sulfatase, which produces MNIFHTIVILCITASFTTCKSQEVTLREKVPQPEKPNIVLLFVDDWGWADVGYRNPVFETPNIDQFKKESMDFTRAYIPTPTCSPSRASLLTGKEAVRMQMVRHISGNPEIEKYSLWPKDPVQMPSINYLPLEEITYAERLKEYGYYNMFLGKWHLGHRAHYPDKQGFDEMYGTTNAGHPRNYYYPFFKEEQDVLGYQNSGVKEGDYLTDDLTEKATNFIKNYDREQPFMLSFWYYTVHGPSVGRKDLLKKYQDKGLEGKYAHHAAMIEALDESVGKIRKSIKEKGIEDNTIIILLSDQGGAYTNAPLSGGKKGGNALGEGGARVLLTINYPGVTTAGSETTIPVQSIDIYPTLLEIVSGKACKDDWIQGKSLLPILKGDSIADRQLFFFRSYEDQYAAVIDGDYKLIKYHSGKFQLFNVVKDISETTNLIGTGLEIETKLKKDIATWEKEAVPVF; this is translated from the coding sequence ATGAATATATTCCATACCATAGTAATATTATGTATTACCGCTAGTTTTACAACTTGTAAAAGTCAGGAAGTAACACTCCGGGAGAAGGTACCCCAACCAGAAAAGCCGAATATAGTTTTATTATTTGTCGACGACTGGGGATGGGCAGATGTAGGTTATAGAAATCCGGTTTTTGAAACGCCCAATATCGATCAGTTTAAAAAAGAAAGTATGGACTTTACCCGTGCCTACATTCCTACTCCCACCTGTAGCCCAAGCAGGGCATCTCTTTTAACGGGTAAAGAAGCGGTAAGAATGCAAATGGTACGTCATATTTCCGGCAATCCTGAAATAGAAAAATACAGTTTGTGGCCTAAAGATCCGGTACAGATGCCTTCTATCAATTACCTACCCCTGGAAGAAATTACGTATGCAGAGCGCTTAAAAGAATATGGATATTACAACATGTTCTTGGGAAAATGGCATTTAGGACATCGAGCACATTATCCGGATAAACAAGGTTTTGACGAAATGTACGGAACTACGAACGCCGGACATCCCAGAAACTATTATTACCCGTTTTTTAAAGAAGAACAAGATGTTTTAGGATATCAAAATTCAGGGGTTAAAGAGGGTGACTACTTAACCGATGATTTAACGGAGAAAGCTACGAATTTTATTAAAAACTATGATCGTGAACAACCCTTTATGCTGTCTTTCTGGTACTACACGGTACATGGACCTTCTGTAGGTAGAAAGGATCTGTTAAAAAAATACCAGGATAAAGGATTAGAAGGTAAATACGCTCATCATGCTGCCATGATAGAAGCTTTAGACGAATCTGTAGGTAAGATTAGAAAAAGCATTAAAGAAAAAGGAATTGAAGATAATACAATTATTATATTACTATCAGACCAGGGTGGTGCTTATACGAATGCTCCGCTAAGCGGAGGTAAAAAAGGTGGAAATGCATTAGGTGAAGGTGGTGCCAGGGTGTTATTAACTATTAATTATCCGGGAGTAACGACAGCAGGTTCAGAAACCACAATCCCGGTGCAATCCATAGATATATACCCAACCTTGCTGGAAATTGTATCGGGTAAAGCATGTAAAGACGATTGGATTCAGGGTAAAAGTTTACTTCCTATTTTAAAAGGTGACAGTATCGCAGACCGGCAATTGTTCTTCTTTAGAAGTTATGAAGACCAGTATGCTGCGGTTATTGATGGCGATTATAAGCTTATAAAATATCATTCCGGTAAATTTCAACTATTTAACGTTGTAAAAGATATTAGCGAAACTACTAACTTAATAGGTACGGGACTGGAAATTGAAACGAAATTAAAAAAAGATATTGCAACCTGGGAGAAAGAAGCGGTTCCTGTATTTTAA
- a CDS encoding sulfatase translates to MILINLIKTILLFYAMSFYAQGKPNIVFLLVDDLGWGDLCCYGATFNETPNIDALAKQGMLFTNAYACSTVCSPSRAAILTGRYPARTHITDWISGHNFPYAKLSIPDWNMKIEHTTTTLAEALKQGGYHTSFFGKWHLIPENPGDLASHYPTNHGFDINIGGNHWGMPKGKGKYFSPFEMPNLDDGNPGDFLTDKLTGAAITYLDTIHRGKPFFLYLSYYTVHGPLMCPEKLEKKYTEKAQSFKNTKKEFIDPKRAGMLTSLDNSVGRIVKKIEALGISDNTILILTGDNGGNFDQTTAGLRGYKGFSYEGGVREPFIVRWPGKIAPNTTSDEVIIGTDVYPTVLELAGLPLKPGEHQDGISIAPLLKGDSKNINRDAVYWHYPHYHRTKPYGAVRKGDYKLIEFFEDGSLELYNLRKDPRETQNLASTHQVLSLELLQNLKNWRHSVGAQMMKENPKYDPLKAELKVKN, encoded by the coding sequence ATGATATTGATAAACCTTATAAAAACCATATTACTTTTTTATGCCATGAGTTTTTATGCTCAAGGCAAACCTAACATTGTCTTTTTATTGGTTGATGATCTAGGTTGGGGAGATTTATGTTGCTACGGAGCTACTTTTAATGAAACACCTAATATAGATGCATTGGCAAAACAAGGGATGTTATTTACTAATGCGTATGCTTGCAGTACCGTTTGCTCTCCTTCCAGGGCAGCGATCTTAACTGGTAGATATCCTGCACGAACCCATATAACTGATTGGATTTCAGGACACAACTTTCCTTACGCAAAGCTTTCCATCCCAGATTGGAATATGAAAATCGAACATACCACAACAACCCTGGCAGAAGCGTTAAAACAAGGTGGTTACCATACGTCTTTTTTCGGAAAATGGCACCTAATACCCGAAAACCCGGGTGACTTGGCATCACATTACCCAACTAATCACGGATTCGATATAAATATAGGTGGTAATCATTGGGGAATGCCTAAAGGAAAAGGGAAATATTTTTCACCTTTTGAAATGCCTAATCTAGATGATGGAAATCCGGGAGATTTTTTAACCGATAAATTAACAGGGGCAGCCATTACCTACTTAGACACTATTCACCGGGGAAAACCATTTTTTTTGTATTTATCCTATTATACCGTTCACGGACCCCTAATGTGCCCGGAAAAATTAGAAAAAAAGTATACTGAAAAAGCGCAAAGTTTTAAGAATACAAAAAAAGAATTTATAGACCCGAAAAGAGCGGGTATGCTCACATCCTTAGACAATAGTGTAGGGCGTATTGTAAAGAAGATAGAAGCATTGGGAATTTCGGACAACACCATACTCATTTTAACTGGGGATAATGGGGGTAATTTTGACCAGACAACTGCCGGTCTTAGGGGGTATAAAGGTTTTTCTTATGAAGGTGGTGTAAGAGAACCCTTTATAGTAAGATGGCCTGGAAAAATAGCACCTAATACTACTAGCGATGAAGTTATAATAGGCACGGATGTTTACCCTACGGTTCTAGAATTAGCCGGCTTGCCTTTAAAACCGGGCGAACATCAGGATGGTATCAGTATCGCACCTTTATTAAAAGGAGATTCAAAAAATATTAATAGAGATGCTGTTTACTGGCATTATCCACATTACCATCGGACAAAACCCTACGGTGCGGTGAGAAAAGGTGATTATAAATTAATAGAGTTTTTTGAGGATGGAAGCTTAGAATTGTATAACCTGAGAAAGGACCCCAGGGAAACCCAAAACCTTGCAAGTACCCACCAAGTATTGAGCCTGGAACTATTACAAAATTTAAAAAACTGGAGGCATAGTGTCGGAGCCCAGATGATGAAAGAAAACCCTAAATATGACCCGTTAAAAGCCGAATTGAAGGTTAAAAATTAA
- a CDS encoding sulfatase, with product MIKVKISNTWFIASLYCISLLSCGQQKKEIAQIEKVQTAEAVEILKKPNIIWLMAEDISTDIECYGMQAVKTPNLNRMAENGVRFENAFVTNPICSPSRSSMMLGVHQVKSNTHHHRSNRETPLDPQFTPFTQLLREAGYTTILGNHSVMNKGRKIDVNFKYENLGEWDGKTKFGLFDKYDTFEKQDEPFFAQIQLVATHRGDWWDEVRAKSKHPVNPNDVVLPEFMADHPTIRLDWAKYLDQMEYIDAEIGVIFKELEDKGMADNTMVIFIGDNGRCNIKGKGYLHDPGLRIPLIVYYPEQLKKGEIRKDVVSATDITATILDAAGVEIPDFMTGKPMFDPDFKRDYVYAARDLWDEVEEKSRAVTSGEWKYIRNDMPKVPFDAHQAYLEFYRPAVHVMRTLKKQGKLTKTQEFFFKDTKPKEELYDLKNDPLETKNLVADPKYAEIVKELREKTLTLDKEMEPVSTTYVPIASKAVAILEYVKKEKPALYQEMQNGVEIGFKKMADDYKKHLKESQKQQ from the coding sequence ATGATAAAAGTAAAAATATCCAATACTTGGTTTATAGCTAGTTTATACTGTATAAGTTTACTTTCCTGCGGGCAACAAAAAAAAGAAATTGCCCAAATTGAAAAAGTACAAACAGCAGAAGCAGTAGAAATACTAAAAAAACCTAATATTATTTGGCTAATGGCAGAGGATATTAGTACGGATATTGAATGTTACGGTATGCAGGCTGTAAAAACGCCCAATCTAAACCGAATGGCAGAAAATGGCGTTCGTTTTGAAAATGCGTTTGTTACCAATCCGATCTGTTCTCCTAGCAGGTCATCGATGATGCTGGGCGTACACCAGGTTAAAAGCAATACGCATCACCACCGAAGTAATAGAGAAACTCCCCTTGATCCTCAATTTACCCCTTTTACCCAATTATTACGAGAGGCAGGTTATACAACCATTTTAGGCAACCATTCCGTAATGAACAAAGGAAGGAAAATAGACGTGAACTTCAAATATGAAAACCTGGGGGAATGGGATGGAAAAACAAAATTCGGTTTATTTGATAAATATGACACGTTTGAAAAACAAGACGAACCTTTTTTCGCTCAAATTCAATTGGTTGCAACACATAGAGGGGATTGGTGGGATGAGGTTAGGGCCAAATCAAAACATCCCGTAAACCCGAATGATGTGGTATTGCCCGAATTTATGGCAGATCATCCGACCATTCGACTGGATTGGGCCAAGTATCTGGATCAAATGGAATATATCGATGCAGAAATTGGGGTGATATTTAAAGAGTTGGAAGACAAAGGAATGGCGGACAATACGATGGTCATTTTTATTGGTGATAATGGTCGTTGTAATATTAAAGGAAAAGGCTATCTACATGATCCGGGTTTAAGAATTCCATTGATCGTTTATTATCCTGAGCAATTAAAAAAAGGAGAAATAAGAAAAGATGTGGTAAGTGCTACGGATATAACAGCTACCATTCTAGATGCGGCAGGTGTAGAAATACCTGATTTTATGACGGGTAAACCTATGTTTGATCCTGATTTTAAAAGAGATTATGTGTATGCTGCCCGCGATTTATGGGATGAAGTCGAAGAAAAGTCAAGGGCGGTAACCTCTGGTGAATGGAAATATATCAGAAACGATATGCCGAAGGTTCCTTTTGATGCACATCAGGCATATCTGGAATTTTATCGTCCGGCAGTACATGTAATGAGAACCTTAAAAAAGCAAGGTAAACTTACTAAAACACAAGAGTTTTTCTTTAAAGACACTAAACCCAAAGAAGAGTTGTATGATTTAAAAAACGATCCTTTGGAAACGAAGAATCTGGTAGCAGATCCAAAGTATGCAGAAATAGTAAAAGAGTTAAGAGAAAAGACCTTAACATTAGATAAAGAAATGGAACCGGTAAGTACTACCTATGTTCCAATAGCGTCCAAAGCTGTGGCTATTCTGGAATATGTAAAAAAAGAAAAACCTGCCTTGTATCAGGAAATGCAAAATGGTGTGGAAATCGGTTTTAAGAAAATGGCTGACGACTATAAAAAACACCTTAAAGAATCTCAAAAACAGCAATAA
- a CDS encoding sulfatase-like hydrolase/transferase, translated as MKFLIYTFCFTILVASCKKESKNEKKFKEEIAAVTKKAVKPNIIFLLADDMGYGELGAYGQKEIQTPFLDSLLHQGKKFTDFYAGTSVCSPSRASLMTGMHTGHLSIRGNKGAMDGKWTRIPLRKTEITIPELLKEAGYQSAMIGKWHLGVPEDTSTWAKGRGFDYAVQEQWGEDKNGKEIDERVHWVNNDQDSIFYDYTKYKILDEFRTNFALDYLKNKRNPEKPYFLYMSYRIPHAHEYYISHNDLYREKGWPEEERNHAARITLFDNQVRRLFHLLKEQGELENTLIIFSSDNGPQKENHDPLFFKSSGGLKGHKRDLYEGGVREPMFAYWKGKISPGTVSKHQATFYDVLPTLAEVAGINAPEQVDGISFLPELLDQEQQKHKYLYWEIQEGNKPAGFKQAIREGDWKAVRIADSYHTELYNLANDIFETKDISGQHPEIVAAMNDLFKKESIKNEFYPYSGGIFNENN; from the coding sequence ATGAAATTCCTTATATACACTTTTTGCTTTACCATTCTTGTTGCTTCCTGTAAAAAGGAATCTAAGAATGAGAAGAAATTTAAAGAAGAAATAGCTGCTGTTACTAAAAAAGCAGTAAAACCAAATATTATCTTTTTGCTGGCAGATGATATGGGTTACGGCGAATTAGGTGCCTACGGTCAAAAAGAAATACAAACCCCTTTTCTAGACTCATTACTGCATCAAGGCAAAAAATTCACCGATTTCTATGCTGGTACTTCCGTCTGTTCACCTTCAAGAGCCTCTTTAATGACAGGGATGCATACGGGGCATTTAAGTATTCGTGGTAACAAAGGAGCGATGGACGGTAAATGGACTAGAATACCCTTACGTAAAACGGAGATTACCATTCCGGAACTATTAAAAGAAGCGGGGTACCAATCTGCAATGATCGGTAAATGGCATTTAGGTGTTCCTGAAGACACCTCTACCTGGGCAAAAGGCAGAGGTTTTGATTATGCTGTCCAGGAGCAATGGGGAGAAGATAAAAACGGAAAAGAAATTGACGAACGTGTTCACTGGGTAAACAATGACCAGGATTCTATTTTTTATGACTATACCAAATATAAAATTCTGGATGAATTCAGAACTAATTTTGCCTTAGACTACTTAAAAAATAAAAGAAATCCTGAGAAGCCCTATTTTTTGTACATGTCTTACCGAATACCACATGCACATGAATACTATATTTCGCATAATGATTTGTATAGAGAAAAAGGCTGGCCGGAAGAAGAACGTAATCACGCCGCGAGAATTACGCTATTTGACAATCAGGTAAGGCGTTTGTTTCATCTTCTAAAAGAACAAGGCGAACTGGAAAATACATTGATCATCTTTTCCAGCGATAACGGACCACAAAAAGAAAATCATGACCCCCTTTTTTTTAAAAGTTCCGGCGGATTAAAAGGTCATAAAAGAGATTTATATGAAGGTGGTGTAAGAGAACCAATGTTTGCCTATTGGAAAGGTAAAATCAGTCCGGGAACGGTCTCTAAGCATCAGGCAACCTTTTATGACGTTCTGCCTACCCTGGCAGAAGTTGCTGGTATAAATGCCCCGGAACAAGTGGATGGCATTTCATTTCTACCGGAATTACTGGACCAGGAACAACAAAAGCATAAATATTTATATTGGGAGATTCAGGAAGGTAACAAGCCCGCAGGTTTTAAACAAGCCATCAGAGAAGGAGACTGGAAAGCAGTACGGATTGCAGATTCTTACCATACGGAATTATATAACTTAGCTAATGATATTTTTGAAACCAAAGATATCTCAGGACAACATCCGGAAATTGTAGCAGCGATGAATGATCTTTTTAAGAAGGAAAGTATTAAAAATGAATTTTACCCCTATTCAGGTGGAATTTTTAATGAAAATAATTGA
- a CDS encoding glycoside hydrolase family 2 TIM barrel-domain containing protein: MIKVNSILCLLYTFLISIQAFTQENYGVVKVNQDWKFKILKDTRISEEGFELPDYDDSQWEMVTLPHTAHIEPLVVNNQWQGNCWYRKEISLPENDTDKKVFLELEAAMNYSKIWINGTEVSTHHGGYLPVVVDATKYLKKDTKNVIAIRLNNEDNEITGPKPLKTLDFNMYGGLYRNAFLTFKEKVYISHPVLADKVAGGGVFISFPKVAKESSTVRIKTHVVNEEGSDSNITLVNTISFQDKVIIKKEIVTTIVAGKDAELSMNLDVINSKLWSPENPNLYVLETAIINNGKIVDTQRTRFGIREFTFDSNNQLHINGEKTFLRGVNRHQEYPFIGYALSDNAQYRDAKKIKEGGFNYIRLSHYPQSPAFMGACDELGIVVIDAIMGWQFYKDTDSFRNYCYRSATELIRRDRNRPSVLAWEVSLNETKMPVFFMEKLHKIVHAEYPGEHVYSCGWMDEVYDIYLQARQHRILHPHKLKDKPYSVSEYGDWEYYSKNAGLNQDKLPNDLRTEKSSRQARSFGEERLLNQAYNLQESHNDNLNTVAYSDSYWVMYDYNRGYHPDIEYSGIMDIFRLPKFGYYFYQSQRDAIEGNVLKIATYWNEKSPKDVKVFSNAEEVTLFLNDKVIGTQKPDSGKNTDKLSHPPFTFTLPSFKAGTLKAIGYINGKQVSEDLVHTPKAPTKLKIWLDKSGKEPQSGVNDVVFCYIAAMDENGTVNPNFSEEIKVSLEGAASVINPEKLEAEAGIATALLRIGNAKGVLKVSATSKKLKGTAQFNIQ, encoded by the coding sequence ATGATCAAAGTTAACTCCATACTATGCCTGCTCTATACTTTTTTAATAAGCATACAAGCCTTTACACAGGAAAATTATGGCGTGGTAAAGGTAAATCAGGATTGGAAATTTAAGATACTAAAAGACACCCGTATTTCTGAAGAAGGCTTTGAACTTCCGGACTATGATGATTCTCAATGGGAAATGGTTACCTTACCTCATACTGCGCACATAGAACCACTCGTAGTAAACAACCAGTGGCAGGGAAACTGCTGGTACCGAAAAGAAATCAGCTTACCGGAAAATGATACGGATAAAAAGGTGTTTCTGGAACTAGAAGCCGCTATGAATTATTCTAAAATCTGGATTAACGGCACTGAAGTTTCTACGCATCATGGAGGCTATTTGCCCGTGGTAGTTGATGCTACCAAATATTTAAAAAAGGATACAAAAAATGTAATTGCTATCCGTTTAAATAATGAAGATAATGAGATTACCGGGCCTAAACCCTTAAAAACGCTAGACTTTAATATGTACGGTGGACTGTATAGAAACGCTTTCCTGACTTTTAAAGAAAAAGTGTACATCTCACATCCCGTATTAGCAGATAAAGTAGCTGGTGGAGGTGTATTTATTAGCTTCCCAAAGGTTGCAAAAGAAAGTTCTACAGTACGTATTAAAACACATGTGGTTAACGAAGAAGGTTCGGATAGTAACATCACTTTAGTAAATACCATATCATTTCAGGACAAAGTGATTATAAAAAAAGAGATAGTCACCACTATTGTAGCCGGTAAAGATGCAGAATTAAGCATGAATCTTGATGTCATCAATTCAAAATTATGGTCTCCTGAAAATCCGAACTTATACGTACTGGAAACCGCTATTATAAATAATGGAAAAATTGTAGATACGCAAAGAACCAGATTCGGGATTAGGGAATTTACTTTTGATAGCAATAACCAGTTGCATATTAATGGAGAAAAAACCTTTTTACGTGGGGTCAATCGCCATCAGGAATATCCTTTTATTGGTTATGCGCTTTCTGACAATGCACAATACCGGGATGCAAAGAAAATAAAAGAGGGCGGGTTCAATTATATAAGACTGTCTCACTATCCGCAATCCCCTGCGTTTATGGGCGCTTGTGATGAACTGGGCATTGTTGTGATTGATGCCATTATGGGTTGGCAATTTTACAAGGACACGGATTCTTTTAGAAACTACTGTTATCGGTCTGCCACAGAATTGATCCGGAGAGATAGAAACAGACCTTCTGTATTGGCCTGGGAAGTTTCTTTAAACGAAACAAAAATGCCGGTCTTTTTTATGGAAAAACTACATAAAATCGTCCATGCTGAATATCCCGGAGAACATGTATATTCCTGCGGATGGATGGATGAGGTATATGATATTTATCTGCAAGCCAGGCAACATCGGATTTTACATCCGCATAAATTAAAAGATAAACCCTATTCGGTTTCAGAATACGGGGATTGGGAATATTATTCTAAAAATGCAGGTCTTAATCAGGATAAATTACCTAATGACCTACGAACCGAAAAAAGTAGCCGGCAGGCAAGATCCTTTGGTGAAGAGCGCTTATTAAACCAGGCGTACAACCTACAAGAATCTCATAATGACAATTTAAATACCGTGGCGTATTCAGATAGTTACTGGGTGATGTATGATTACAACCGGGGGTATCATCCTGATATTGAATATTCCGGAATTATGGATATCTTCAGGCTTCCTAAGTTTGGATATTATTTTTATCAAAGTCAAAGAGACGCAATTGAAGGGAATGTTTTAAAAATCGCAACCTATTGGAATGAGAAATCTCCGAAGGATGTAAAAGTATTTTCAAACGCAGAAGAAGTTACCTTATTTTTAAACGATAAAGTAATTGGTACTCAAAAACCGGATTCTGGTAAAAATACAGACAAGTTATCGCACCCACCATTTACGTTTACCCTTCCTTCATTTAAGGCCGGAACTTTAAAAGCCATAGGTTATATCAACGGAAAACAAGTTTCAGAAGACCTTGTTCATACGCCTAAAGCACCTACGAAATTAAAAATCTGGTTAGATAAAAGCGGAAAAGAACCACAATCAGGAGTTAATGATGTAGTTTTTTGTTACATCGCAGCGATGGATGAAAACGGCACGGTAAACCCGAATTTTTCAGAGGAAATAAAAGTAAGCCTGGAAGGAGCTGCGTCCGTAATTAACCCGGAAAAATTAGAAGCAGAAGCAGGTATTGCCACCGCTTTATTACGAATAGGTAACGCAAAGGGTGTTCTAAAAGTTTCTGCAACTTCAAAAAAATTAAAAGGGACTGCGCAATTTAACATTCAATAG